The following are encoded in a window of Clarias gariepinus isolate MV-2021 ecotype Netherlands chromosome 8, CGAR_prim_01v2, whole genome shotgun sequence genomic DNA:
- the mgme1 gene encoding mitochondrial genome maintenance exonuclease 1: MRVYSLCVGLQSRCVRHALAGHLSRCARSTVASFSSFPGLRARKKSSPYADVDTEHYSLLVKAVVSTKISSQSPESIENEDECLFGSIIKSKPQVCRALKNPWPLLNEAKPAAPAAESAEETLTRINLRRASDHTSVPSVTKILQKTMSAQQRFYLDRWKKRKIAELGVEGFKEYSENLFAQGKLLHVAVEGILTGENNLNEDGVCLESVSGYLQSLSHILEDVTGVKAIESVVQHQPLQYLGVVDCVAKYKNSLCVIEWKTSEKPKPFLYSTYDNPLQVAAYIGALNSDDNYNYQVDSGLIVVAYKDGSPAHAHLLNADQVLQYWDKWLFRLEKYAENEVSHRSC, from the exons ATGCGCGTGTACAGTCTGTGTGTGGGTCTGCAGTCACGTTGCGTGAGGCACGCGCTCGCCGGACACCTCTCCCGCTGCGCGCGCTCAACCGTGGCTTCGTTTTCGTCCTTTCCTGGGCTGCGCGCGCGCAAGAAAAGCAGCCCGTACGCCGATGTAGACACCGAGCATTATTCATTACTGGTAAAAGCGGTCGTGTCTACGAAAATCAGCTCTCAGTCTCCAGAAAGTATTGAAAATGAAGACGAGTGCCTTTTTGGATCTATCATCAAATCCAAGCCTCAGGTGTGCAGAGCGCTCAAAAACCCCTGGCCTCTGTTAAACGAGGCAAAACCTGCTGCTCCTGCCGCAGAGAGCGCGGAGGAAACACTGACCCGGATAAACTTGCGAAGAGCTTCAGATCACACCTCTGTACCAAGTGTAACTAAAATACTCCAAAAGACAATGTCAGCCCAACAGCGTTTTTATTTGGACAGATGGAAGAAAAGGAAGATCGCTGAACTCGGAGTGGAAGGCTTCAAAGAATACAGCGAGA atctttttgcacAAGGGAAACTGTTGCATGTAGCTGTCGAAGGAATTTTAACTGGAGAAAACAACCTAAATGAAGATGGAGTGTGTCTGGAAAGCGTGTCTGGCTATTTACAAAGTCTCAGTCACATTTTGGAGGACGTTACGGGAGTGAAGGCTATCGAGAGTGTTGTGCAGCATCAGCCCTTGCAGTACCTGGGTGTTGTTGATTGTGTTGCCAAGTACAA GAACTCACTGTGTGTCATAGAGTGGAAGACCTCAGAGAAGCCCAAACCTTTCCTTTACAGTACTTATGACAACCCCTTGCAGGTGGCAGCCTACATAGGGGCCTTAAACAGTGATGACAACTACAATTACCAG GTGGATAGCGGATTGATTGTGGTTGCTTACAAAGATGGTTCCCCAGCACATGCTCACTTGCTGAATGCAGACCAGGTGTTGCAGTATTGGGATAAATGGCTCTTCCGACTGGAGAAATATGCGGAGAATGAGGTGTCGCACAGATCTTGCTGA
- the mrpl14 gene encoding 39S ribosomal protein L14, mitochondrial isoform X3 yields the protein MAFSSLVLPKILSTTQYRSFSVSTVVAALQKLTRVRVVDNSSLGNTPYHRPPRVIHVYTKNGVGKVGDTVLLAIKGQKKKALIVGHKMPGPRMSPRFDSNNVVLIEENGNPTGTRIKAPIPTHLRRLEGDYSKLLAIAQRFV from the exons ATGGCCTTCTCATCATTGGTGCTTCCAAAGATATTATCGACAACACAGTACCGGTCTTTCAG TGTTTCTACAGTTGTGGCAGCTCTTCAGAAGTTGACAAGAGTACGGGTGGTCGACAACAGCAGTCTTGGAAATACCCCCTATCACCGTCCTCCTAGAGTCATTCATGTATACACCAAAAATGGAGTAGGCAAAGTCGGTGATACTGTCCTGTTGGCCATTAaaggacagaaaaagaaagcactGATTGTGGGTCACAAGATGCCTGGACCAAGAATGTCACCTAGGTTTGATTCAAACAATGTTGTTTTGATCGAAGAAAACGGGAATCCAACAGGAACAAGGATTAAAGCTCCCATACCTACACATTTACGCAGACTGGAGGGTGATTACTCCAAATTATTGGCTATTGCACAACGCTTTGTGTAG
- the mrpl14 gene encoding 39S ribosomal protein L14, mitochondrial isoform X1 has product MHTACWYREEKNQQLPPPQSINITMAFSSLVLPKILSTTQYRSFSVSTVVAALQKLTRVRVVDNSSLGNTPYHRPPRVIHVYTKNGVGKVGDTVLLAIKGQKKKALIVGHKMPGPRMSPRFDSNNVVLIEENGNPTGTRIKAPIPTHLRRLEGDYSKLLAIAQRFV; this is encoded by the exons ATGCATACAGCATGCTGgtacagagaggaaaaaaatcaacagcTGCCACCACCACAAAGTATTAAT atCACTATGGCCTTCTCATCATTGGTGCTTCCAAAGATATTATCGACAACACAGTACCGGTCTTTCAG TGTTTCTACAGTTGTGGCAGCTCTTCAGAAGTTGACAAGAGTACGGGTGGTCGACAACAGCAGTCTTGGAAATACCCCCTATCACCGTCCTCCTAGAGTCATTCATGTATACACCAAAAATGGAGTAGGCAAAGTCGGTGATACTGTCCTGTTGGCCATTAaaggacagaaaaagaaagcactGATTGTGGGTCACAAGATGCCTGGACCAAGAATGTCACCTAGGTTTGATTCAAACAATGTTGTTTTGATCGAAGAAAACGGGAATCCAACAGGAACAAGGATTAAAGCTCCCATACCTACACATTTACGCAGACTGGAGGGTGATTACTCCAAATTATTGGCTATTGCACAACGCTTTGTGTAG
- the mrpl14 gene encoding 39S ribosomal protein L14, mitochondrial isoform X2 yields MAAFNRNSFSYMVSGHSCYYNCMVCHFFCQYLIINQITMAFSSLVLPKILSTTQYRSFSVSTVVAALQKLTRVRVVDNSSLGNTPYHRPPRVIHVYTKNGVGKVGDTVLLAIKGQKKKALIVGHKMPGPRMSPRFDSNNVVLIEENGNPTGTRIKAPIPTHLRRLEGDYSKLLAIAQRFV; encoded by the exons ATGGCCGCCTTTAATCGAAACAGCTTCAGTTACATGGTTTCAGGCCACTCCTGCTATTATAACTGCATGGTGTGTCATTTCTTTTGCCAATACCTAATAATAAACCAG atCACTATGGCCTTCTCATCATTGGTGCTTCCAAAGATATTATCGACAACACAGTACCGGTCTTTCAG TGTTTCTACAGTTGTGGCAGCTCTTCAGAAGTTGACAAGAGTACGGGTGGTCGACAACAGCAGTCTTGGAAATACCCCCTATCACCGTCCTCCTAGAGTCATTCATGTATACACCAAAAATGGAGTAGGCAAAGTCGGTGATACTGTCCTGTTGGCCATTAaaggacagaaaaagaaagcactGATTGTGGGTCACAAGATGCCTGGACCAAGAATGTCACCTAGGTTTGATTCAAACAATGTTGTTTTGATCGAAGAAAACGGGAATCCAACAGGAACAAGGATTAAAGCTCCCATACCTACACATTTACGCAGACTGGAGGGTGATTACTCCAAATTATTGGCTATTGCACAACGCTTTGTGTAG